A single region of the Ctenopharyngodon idella isolate HZGC_01 chromosome 21, HZGC01, whole genome shotgun sequence genome encodes:
- the LOC127503439 gene encoding gastrula zinc finger protein XlCGF52.1-like isoform X1 → MEFKEEPCRIKDEDTEEQIDLMEVNEDKQQKPHHFKNEDESEVTSQTEKIFTHKRAGKTGSFTCSECGMSLTHKTNLKRHMRIHTGEKLFTCPQCGKSFIQKGSLNDHMRSHTGEKPFTCTQCGKSFTQKGSLNVHMRIHTGEKPFTCTQCGKSFKCNSLLKDHLLFHSGVRLFSCDQCDKTFVAQSYLRKHLIVHTDAKPHFCSFCGKSFSLLRYLKDHESIHTGVRPYVCSDCGKSYFSSSHLQTHQRIHTGEKPYKCLHCGKSFARPGHLKDHKRVHTGEKPYKCSHCGKGFARSGHLKDHERVHTGEKPHQCSSCGKSYTQSSSLQSHKKKHCLQLPEGHA, encoded by the exons ATGGAGTTTAAAGAAGAACCCTGCAGAATAAAAGATGAAGATACAGAGGAACAAATAG ACCTGATGGAAGTGAATGAAGACAAACAGCAAAAACCTCATCATTTCAAAAATGAAGATGAAAGTGAAGTCACTTCTCAGACTGAAAagattttcacacacaaacgAGCTGGAAAAACTGGATCTTTCACCTGCTCTGAGTGTGGTATGAGTTTAACACATAAAACAAACCTTAAGagacacatgagaattcacactggagaaaaactgttcacatgccctcagtgtgggaagagtttcattCAGAAAGGAAGCTTAAATGATCACATGAGAtctcacactggagaaaaaccgttcacgtgcactcagtgtggaaagagtttcactcagAAAGGAAGCTTAAATgtgcacatgagaattcacactggagaaaaaccgttcacatgcactcagtgtggaaagagtttcaaatgCAACAGTCTTCTCAAAGATCATCTGCTCTTTCACTCTGGAGTGAGATTATTCAGCTGTGATCAGTGTGATAAAACATTTGTTGCACAATCATACTTGAGAAAACACCTTATAGTTCATACTGATGCGAAGCCTcacttttgttctttttgtggAAAAAGCTTTTCACTACTGAGGTATTTAAAAGATCATGAAAGTATTCACACTGGTGTGAGACCTTATGTGTGCTCTGACTGTGGGAAGAGCTATTTTTCATCCAGCCACTTACAAACACACCAGAGAATTCATaccggagagaaaccttacaagtgcttacactgtggaaagagttttgctCGGCCAGGACACCTGAAAGATCATAagagagttcatactggagagaaaccgtacaaGTGCTCACACTGTGGAAAGGGTTTTGCTCGGTCAGGACACCTGAAAGATCATGagagagttcatactggagagaagccgcacCAGTGCTCTTCATGTGGGAAGAGTTACACCCAATCATCTAGTCTACAGTCTCATAAGAAAAAGCATTGCCTGCAGTTGCCTGAAGGGCACGCGTGA